One genomic region from Thermodesulfobacteriota bacterium encodes:
- the tnpA gene encoding IS200/IS605 family transposase: MKFRKSAHAIYKTEYHLVWIPRYRRKVFVKGVKEYTEKLLSHIPELDPDIEVVKLNVQEDHVHMVVVIPPKYAVARVVQYLKTRSAKALKAKFPFLQKIYFAKEGIWSRGYCVSCIGLDEKEILAYVEHQEKEDKGQLQLTL; this comes from the coding sequence ATGAAATTTCGAAAGAGTGCCCACGCTATCTATAAGACGGAATACCATCTCGTCTGGATCCCTCGATATCGGCGGAAAGTGTTCGTTAAGGGTGTGAAGGAATACACGGAGAAGCTGCTCTCTCACATCCCAGAACTTGATCCCGATATCGAGGTTGTTAAGCTCAATGTGCAGGAGGATCACGTTCATATGGTAGTCGTGATTCCCCCGAAATATGCAGTTGCCCGTGTAGTTCAATACCTCAAGACGCGGTCAGCAAAAGCGCTTAAGGCGAAATTTCCTTTTCTGCAAAAGATATATTTTGCCAAAGAAGGCATCTGGTCCCGTGGTTACTGTGTATCGTGCATAGGCTTGGATGAAAAGGAAATTCTCGCCTATGTGGAACACCAAGAAAAAGAAGACAAAGGGCAACTGCAACTAACATTGTAA
- a CDS encoding helix-turn-helix transcriptional regulator, whose protein sequence is MPELMKKRHIRNVELRFSGPVKHKKKAVNALKSLGFTELSFPGDAIPWRAAFPEYADEQLPGRILAGARGKEGMSQVKLAEMTDIPQRHISEMENGKRPIGKKNAKIFAEALNTDYRIFL, encoded by the coding sequence ATGCCGGAACTCATGAAAAAGCGCCATATCAGAAACGTTGAATTGCGTTTTAGCGGGCCAGTGAAACACAAAAAGAAGGCCGTTAATGCATTGAAGTCTTTGGGCTTCACAGAGTTGTCTTTTCCCGGTGATGCCATTCCCTGGCGTGCGGCATTCCCGGAATATGCTGATGAACAATTACCGGGTCGTATTCTGGCCGGAGCACGGGGCAAGGAAGGAATGTCGCAGGTAAAACTTGCCGAGATGACGGACATTCCACAGCGTCACATCAGTGAAATGGAAAACGGGAAAAGGCCGATCGGCAAAAAGAACGCCAAAATTTTCGCAGAAGCGCTGAATACCGACTATCGAATTTTTTTATAA